A genomic window from Triticum urartu cultivar G1812 chromosome 7, Tu2.1, whole genome shotgun sequence includes:
- the LOC125525692 gene encoding uncharacterized protein LOC125525692, with translation MLCSAERRSAASRSAVGPEQQQRRRPFSFFSEPEKDVVSIGVVDGGFMVVVKVPATSCWGSPVSSSGDNCHGDRASAGIERLHYSNILELELCHVKDKLADLNINFGGHAGDLKTTVQLTELMQ, from the exons ATGCTCTGTTCGGCGGAGCGACGGAGTGCGGCGAGCAGGTCGGCCGTGGGGCCAGAGCAGCAGCAACGCCGCCGCCCTTTCTCCTTTTTCTCAGAGCCAGAGAAAGATGTCGTCAGCATCGGCGTTGTGGATGGCGGTTTCATGGTGGTCGTCAAGGTACCTGCTACCTCATGTTGGGGGTCGCCTGTAAGCAGCAGCGGCGACAACTGCCATGGCGATCGAGCATCAGCGGGGATCGAGCGTCTACACT ATTCAAACATTTTGGAGCTGGAGTTATGTCACGTGAAAGACAAGCTAGCAGATCTCAACATCAATTTTGGGGGACATGCTGGTGATCTGAAGACGACAGTGCAGCTAACCGAATTGATGCAGTGA
- the LOC125525955 gene encoding uncharacterized protein LOC125525955 → MIQTRTMRRKLPESKDGPNSSPQIPIWGAKRARGSSAGIQPDSSSAFTRDWTDLGDEPAGLIAERLLADDVADYICFRAVCRPWRLCCTDPRAHGILDRRFHPRQWIMLRETGDSPRRRCLNVHTGCSRWAYLPELDGHDVFGPTTEGLLVLLDRATCVVGLLNPVTRQTADLPPATTVMTETERLAGASVRSDWLQVSGAGLADDCTIAVHFRIEC, encoded by the coding sequence ATGATCCAGACACGTACCATGAGACGGAAGCTTCCAGAGAGCAAGGATGGTCCGAACTCCTCACCCCAGATCCCCATCTGGGGAGCGAAGCGGGCACGCGGTTCCTCCGCCGGAATCCAACCCGATTCCTCCTCGGCTTTTACGAGGGACTGGACCGATCTCGGGGACGAGCCCGCGGGGCTGATCGCGGAGCGGCTGCTCGCCGACGACGTCGCCGACTACATCTGCTTCCGCGCAGTCTGCCGTCCATGGCGGCTCTGCTGCACGGACCCGCGCGCGCACGGCATCTTGGACCGCCGCTTCCACCCGCGCCAGTGGATCATGCTCAGGGAAACGGGAGACTCGCCGCGCCGCCGGTGCTTGAACGTCCACACCGGCTGCTCAAGGTGGGCGTACCTGCCGGAGCTCGACGGCCACGACGTGTTCGGCCCCACCACGGAGggcctcctcgtcctcctcgacAGGGCCACCTGTGTGGTTGGCCTGTTGAACCCGGTCACCCGCCAGACGGCCGATCTCCCGCCGGCCACCACTGTCATGACCGAGACGGAACGTCTGGCGGGAGCCTCTGTCAGAAGTGATTGGTTGCAGGTGTCGGGCGCTGGGCTAGCCGACGACTGCACCATCGCCGTCCATTTTAGAATAGAATGTTAA